The Pongo abelii isolate AG06213 chromosome 11, NHGRI_mPonAbe1-v2.0_pri, whole genome shotgun sequence genome includes a window with the following:
- the PTPN18 gene encoding tyrosine-protein phosphatase non-receptor type 18 isoform X14 gives MSRSLDSAQSFLERLEARGGREGAVLAGEFSDIQARSAAWKADGVCSTEAGSRPENVRKNRYKDVLPYDQTRVILSLLREEGHSDYINGSFIRVRVGVTEGGGLGVARGEQQNLSSEFGLHQGVDGSLAYIATQGPLPHTLLDFWRLVWEFGVKVILMACREIENGRKRCERYWAQEQEPLQTGLFCITLIKEKWLNEDIMLRTLKVTFQKESRSVYQLQYMSWPDRGVPSSPDHMLAMVEEARRLQGSGPEPLCVHCSAGCGRTGVLCTVDYVRQLLLTQVIPPDFSLFDVVLEMRKQRPAAVQTEKQYRFLYHTVAQMFCSMLQNASPHYQNIKEASLSGSPVLSFLPEPRERPGQLPPSGASPPVFLQNCAPLYDDALFLRTPQALLAIPRPPGGVLRSISVPGSPGHAMADTYAVVQKRGAPVGAGRGTETGTGARSAEEAPLYSQVTPRAQRPGAHAEDVRGTLPCRIPADQSPAGSSAYEDVVGGAQTGGLGFNLRIGRPKGPRDPPAEWTRV, from the exons ATGAGCCGCAGCCTGGACTCGGCGCAGAGCTTCCTGGAGCGGCTGGAAGCGCGGGGCGGCCGGGAGGGGGCAGTTCTCGCCGGCGAGTTCAGC GACATCCAGGCCCGCTCGGCCGCCTGGAAGGCTGACGGCGTGTGTTCCACCGAGGCCGGCAGTCGGCCAGAGAACGTGAGGAAGAACCGCTACAAAGACGTGTTGCCAT ATGATCAGACGCGAGTAATCCTCTCCCTGCTCCGGGAAGAGGGACACAGCGACTACATTAATGGCAGCTTCATCCGGGTGAGGGTTGGGGTCACGGAAGGAGGTGGACTGGGAGTGGCCAGGGGTGAGCAGCAGAATCTCAGTAGTGAATTCGGCCTTCACCAGGGCGTGGATGGAAGCCTGGCCTACATTGCCACGCAAGGACCCTTGCCTCACACCCTGCTAGACTTCTGGAGACTGGTTTGGGAGTTTGGGGTCAAG GTGATCCTGATGGCCTGTCGAGAGATAGAGAATGGGCGG AAAAGGTGTGAGCGGTACTGGGCCCAGGAGCAGGAGCCACTGCAGACCGGGCTTTTCTGCATCACTCTG ATAAAGGAGAAGTGGCTGAATGAGGACATCATGCTCAGGACCCTCAAGGTCACATTCCAGAAG gAGTCCCGTTCTGTGTACCAGCTACAGTATATGTCCTGGCCAGACCGTGGGGTCCCCAGCAGTCCTGACCACATGCTTGCCATGGTGGAGGAAGCCCGTCGCCTCCAGGGATCTGGCCCTGAACCCCTCTGTGTCCACTGCAG TGCGGGCTGTGGGCGAACAGGCGTCCTGTGCACCGTGGATTATGTGAGGCAGCTGCTCCTGACCCAG GTGATCCCACCTGACTTCAGTCTCTTTGATGTGGTCCTTGAGATGAGGAAGCAGCGGCCTGCGGCCGTGCAGACAGAG AAGCAGTACAGGTTCCTGTACCACACGGTGGCTCAGATGTTCTGCTCCATGCTCCAGAATGCCAGCCCCCACTACCAGAACATCAAAGAG GCATCCTTATCGGGCTCTCCCGTCTTGAGCTTTCTCCCAGAGCCCCGTGAGAGGCCTGGCCAGCTTCCTCCCTCAGGAGCCTCCCCTCCTGTTTTTCTTCAGAATTGTGCCCCACTCTACGACGATGCCCTCTTCCTCCGGACTCCCCAGGCACTTCTCGCCATACCCCGCCCACCAGGAGGGGTCCTCAG GAGTATCTCTGTGCCCGGGTCCCCGGGCCACGCCATGGCTGACACCTACGCGGTGGTGCAGAAGCGCGGGGCTCCAGTGGGCGCCGGGCGTGGGACGGAGACGGGGACGGGGGCGCGCAGCGCGGAGGAGGCGCCGCTCTACAGCCAGGTGACGCCGCGCGCCCAGCGGCCCGGGGCACACGCGGAGGACGTGCGGGGGACGCTGCCTTGCCGCA TTCCTGCTGACCAAAGTCCTGCCGGATCTAGCGCCTACGAGGACGTGGTGGGTGGAGCTCAGACCGGTGGGCTAG GTTTCAACCTGCGcattgggaggccgaaggggccCCGGGACCCGCCTGCTGAGTGGACCCGGGTGTAA
- the PTPN18 gene encoding tyrosine-protein phosphatase non-receptor type 18 isoform X8: MSRSLDSAQSFLERLEARGGREGAVLAGEFSDIQARSAAWKADGVCSTEAGSRPENVRKNRYKDVLPYDQTRVILSLLREEGHSDYINGSFIRVRVGVTEGGGLGVARGEQQNLSSEFGLHQGVDGSLAYIATQGPLPHTLLDFWRLVWEFGVKVILMACREIENGRKRCERYWAQEQEPLQTGLFCITLIKEKWLNEDIMLRTLKVTFQKESRSVYQLQYMSWPDRGVPSSPDHMLAMVEEARRLQGSGPEPLCVHCSAGCGRTGVLCTVDYVRQLLLTQVIPPDFSLFDVVLEMRKQRPAAVQTEKQYRFLYHTVAQMFCSMLQNASPHYQNIKEVQRPLSHSPVHHQHPQRPGPRARSSPRDYWEQALTMTSTCALLQASLSGSPVLSFLPEPRERPGQLPPSGASPPVFLQNCAPLYDDALFLRTPQALLAIPRPPGGVLRSISVPGSPGHAMADTYAVVQKRGAPVGAGRGTETGTGARSAEEAPLYSQVTPRAQRPGAHAEDVRGTLPCRIPADQSPAGSSAYEDVVGGAQTGGLDGVLLCRPGWSTMSQSWLTATSVSASQVQAILLPQPLK; this comes from the exons ATGAGCCGCAGCCTGGACTCGGCGCAGAGCTTCCTGGAGCGGCTGGAAGCGCGGGGCGGCCGGGAGGGGGCAGTTCTCGCCGGCGAGTTCAGC GACATCCAGGCCCGCTCGGCCGCCTGGAAGGCTGACGGCGTGTGTTCCACCGAGGCCGGCAGTCGGCCAGAGAACGTGAGGAAGAACCGCTACAAAGACGTGTTGCCAT ATGATCAGACGCGAGTAATCCTCTCCCTGCTCCGGGAAGAGGGACACAGCGACTACATTAATGGCAGCTTCATCCGGGTGAGGGTTGGGGTCACGGAAGGAGGTGGACTGGGAGTGGCCAGGGGTGAGCAGCAGAATCTCAGTAGTGAATTCGGCCTTCACCAGGGCGTGGATGGAAGCCTGGCCTACATTGCCACGCAAGGACCCTTGCCTCACACCCTGCTAGACTTCTGGAGACTGGTTTGGGAGTTTGGGGTCAAG GTGATCCTGATGGCCTGTCGAGAGATAGAGAATGGGCGG AAAAGGTGTGAGCGGTACTGGGCCCAGGAGCAGGAGCCACTGCAGACCGGGCTTTTCTGCATCACTCTG ATAAAGGAGAAGTGGCTGAATGAGGACATCATGCTCAGGACCCTCAAGGTCACATTCCAGAAG gAGTCCCGTTCTGTGTACCAGCTACAGTATATGTCCTGGCCAGACCGTGGGGTCCCCAGCAGTCCTGACCACATGCTTGCCATGGTGGAGGAAGCCCGTCGCCTCCAGGGATCTGGCCCTGAACCCCTCTGTGTCCACTGCAG TGCGGGCTGTGGGCGAACAGGCGTCCTGTGCACCGTGGATTATGTGAGGCAGCTGCTCCTGACCCAG GTGATCCCACCTGACTTCAGTCTCTTTGATGTGGTCCTTGAGATGAGGAAGCAGCGGCCTGCGGCCGTGCAGACAGAG AAGCAGTACAGGTTCCTGTACCACACGGTGGCTCAGATGTTCTGCTCCATGCTCCAGAATGCCAGCCCCCACTACCAGAACATCAAAGAGGTACAGAGGCCCCTTTCCCACTCTCCTGTCCACCATCAGCACCCTCAGAGACCAGGACCCCGAGCACGGTCCAGCCCCCGGGACTACTGGGAGCAGGCACTGACTATGACATCCACCTGTGCCCTCCTCCAGGCATCCTTATCGGGCTCTCCCGTCTTGAGCTTTCTCCCAGAGCCCCGTGAGAGGCCTGGCCAGCTTCCTCCCTCAGGAGCCTCCCCTCCTGTTTTTCTTCAGAATTGTGCCCCACTCTACGACGATGCCCTCTTCCTCCGGACTCCCCAGGCACTTCTCGCCATACCCCGCCCACCAGGAGGGGTCCTCAG GAGTATCTCTGTGCCCGGGTCCCCGGGCCACGCCATGGCTGACACCTACGCGGTGGTGCAGAAGCGCGGGGCTCCAGTGGGCGCCGGGCGTGGGACGGAGACGGGGACGGGGGCGCGCAGCGCGGAGGAGGCGCCGCTCTACAGCCAGGTGACGCCGCGCGCCCAGCGGCCCGGGGCACACGCGGAGGACGTGCGGGGGACGCTGCCTTGCCGCA TTCCTGCTGACCAAAGTCCTGCCGGATCTAGCGCCTACGAGGACGTGGTGGGTGGAGCTCAGACCGGTGGGCTAG
- the PTPN18 gene encoding tyrosine-protein phosphatase non-receptor type 18 isoform X4 yields the protein MSRSLDSAQSFLERLEARGGREGAVLAGEFSDIQARSAAWKADGVCSTEAGSRPENVRKNRYKDVLPYDQTRVILSLLREEGHSDYINGSFIRVRVGVTEGGGLGVARGEQQNLSSEFGLHQGVDGSLAYIATQGPLPHTLLDFWRLVWEFGVKVILMACREIENGRKRCERYWAQEQEPLQTGLFCITLIKEKWLNEDIMLRTLKVTFQKESRSVYQLQYMSWPDRGVPSSPDHMLAMVEEARRLQGSGPEPLCVHCSAGCGRTGVLCTVDYVRQLLLTQVIPPDFSLFDVVLEMRKQRPAAVQTEKQYRFLYHTVAQMFCSMLQNASPHYQNIKEVQRPLSHSPVHHQHPQRPGPRARSSPRDYWEQALTMTSTCALLQASLSGSPVLSFLPEPRERPGQLPPSGASPPVFLQNCAPLYDDALFLRTPQALLAIPRPPGGVLRSISVPGSPGHAMADTYAVVQKRGAPVGAGRGTETGTGARSAEEAPLYSQVTPRAQRPGAHAEDVRGTLPCRIPADQSPAGSSAYEDVVGGAQTGGLGFNLRIGRPKGPRDPPAEWTRVWSLALSPRLEYNVAILAHCNLCLCLPEMGFHHVGKAGLELLTS from the exons ATGAGCCGCAGCCTGGACTCGGCGCAGAGCTTCCTGGAGCGGCTGGAAGCGCGGGGCGGCCGGGAGGGGGCAGTTCTCGCCGGCGAGTTCAGC GACATCCAGGCCCGCTCGGCCGCCTGGAAGGCTGACGGCGTGTGTTCCACCGAGGCCGGCAGTCGGCCAGAGAACGTGAGGAAGAACCGCTACAAAGACGTGTTGCCAT ATGATCAGACGCGAGTAATCCTCTCCCTGCTCCGGGAAGAGGGACACAGCGACTACATTAATGGCAGCTTCATCCGGGTGAGGGTTGGGGTCACGGAAGGAGGTGGACTGGGAGTGGCCAGGGGTGAGCAGCAGAATCTCAGTAGTGAATTCGGCCTTCACCAGGGCGTGGATGGAAGCCTGGCCTACATTGCCACGCAAGGACCCTTGCCTCACACCCTGCTAGACTTCTGGAGACTGGTTTGGGAGTTTGGGGTCAAG GTGATCCTGATGGCCTGTCGAGAGATAGAGAATGGGCGG AAAAGGTGTGAGCGGTACTGGGCCCAGGAGCAGGAGCCACTGCAGACCGGGCTTTTCTGCATCACTCTG ATAAAGGAGAAGTGGCTGAATGAGGACATCATGCTCAGGACCCTCAAGGTCACATTCCAGAAG gAGTCCCGTTCTGTGTACCAGCTACAGTATATGTCCTGGCCAGACCGTGGGGTCCCCAGCAGTCCTGACCACATGCTTGCCATGGTGGAGGAAGCCCGTCGCCTCCAGGGATCTGGCCCTGAACCCCTCTGTGTCCACTGCAG TGCGGGCTGTGGGCGAACAGGCGTCCTGTGCACCGTGGATTATGTGAGGCAGCTGCTCCTGACCCAG GTGATCCCACCTGACTTCAGTCTCTTTGATGTGGTCCTTGAGATGAGGAAGCAGCGGCCTGCGGCCGTGCAGACAGAG AAGCAGTACAGGTTCCTGTACCACACGGTGGCTCAGATGTTCTGCTCCATGCTCCAGAATGCCAGCCCCCACTACCAGAACATCAAAGAGGTACAGAGGCCCCTTTCCCACTCTCCTGTCCACCATCAGCACCCTCAGAGACCAGGACCCCGAGCACGGTCCAGCCCCCGGGACTACTGGGAGCAGGCACTGACTATGACATCCACCTGTGCCCTCCTCCAGGCATCCTTATCGGGCTCTCCCGTCTTGAGCTTTCTCCCAGAGCCCCGTGAGAGGCCTGGCCAGCTTCCTCCCTCAGGAGCCTCCCCTCCTGTTTTTCTTCAGAATTGTGCCCCACTCTACGACGATGCCCTCTTCCTCCGGACTCCCCAGGCACTTCTCGCCATACCCCGCCCACCAGGAGGGGTCCTCAG GAGTATCTCTGTGCCCGGGTCCCCGGGCCACGCCATGGCTGACACCTACGCGGTGGTGCAGAAGCGCGGGGCTCCAGTGGGCGCCGGGCGTGGGACGGAGACGGGGACGGGGGCGCGCAGCGCGGAGGAGGCGCCGCTCTACAGCCAGGTGACGCCGCGCGCCCAGCGGCCCGGGGCACACGCGGAGGACGTGCGGGGGACGCTGCCTTGCCGCA TTCCTGCTGACCAAAGTCCTGCCGGATCTAGCGCCTACGAGGACGTGGTGGGTGGAGCTCAGACCGGTGGGCTAG GTTTCAACCTGCGcattgggaggccgaaggggccCCGGGACCCGCCTGCTGAGTGGACCCGGGT
- the PTPN18 gene encoding tyrosine-protein phosphatase non-receptor type 18 isoform X10, with protein MSRSLDSAQSFLERLEARGGREGAVLAGEFSDIQARSAAWKADGVCSTEAGSRPENVRKNRYKDVLPYDQTRVILSLLREEGHSDYINGSFIRVRVGVTEGGGLGVARGEQQNLSSEFGLHQGVDGSLAYIATQGPLPHTLLDFWRLVWEFGVKVILMACREIENGRKRCERYWAQEQEPLQTGLFCITLIKEKWLNEDIMLRTLKVTFQKESRSVYQLQYMSWPDRGVPSSPDHMLAMVEEARRLQGSGPEPLCVHCSAGCGRTGVLCTVDYVRQLLLTQVIPPDFSLFDVVLEMRKQRPAAVQTEKQYRFLYHTVAQMFCSMLQNASPHYQNIKEVQRPLSHSPVHHQHPQRPGPRARSSPRDYWEQALTMTSTCALLQASLSGSPVLSFLPEPRERPGQLPPSGASPPVFLQNCAPLYDDALFLRTPQALLAIPRPPGGVLRSISVPGSPGHAMADTYAVVQKRGAPVGAGRGTETGTGARSAEEAPLYSQVTPRAQRPGAHAEDVRGTLPCRIPADQSPAGSSAYEDVVGGAQTGGLGFNLRIGRPKGPRDPPAEWTRVSLDL; from the exons ATGAGCCGCAGCCTGGACTCGGCGCAGAGCTTCCTGGAGCGGCTGGAAGCGCGGGGCGGCCGGGAGGGGGCAGTTCTCGCCGGCGAGTTCAGC GACATCCAGGCCCGCTCGGCCGCCTGGAAGGCTGACGGCGTGTGTTCCACCGAGGCCGGCAGTCGGCCAGAGAACGTGAGGAAGAACCGCTACAAAGACGTGTTGCCAT ATGATCAGACGCGAGTAATCCTCTCCCTGCTCCGGGAAGAGGGACACAGCGACTACATTAATGGCAGCTTCATCCGGGTGAGGGTTGGGGTCACGGAAGGAGGTGGACTGGGAGTGGCCAGGGGTGAGCAGCAGAATCTCAGTAGTGAATTCGGCCTTCACCAGGGCGTGGATGGAAGCCTGGCCTACATTGCCACGCAAGGACCCTTGCCTCACACCCTGCTAGACTTCTGGAGACTGGTTTGGGAGTTTGGGGTCAAG GTGATCCTGATGGCCTGTCGAGAGATAGAGAATGGGCGG AAAAGGTGTGAGCGGTACTGGGCCCAGGAGCAGGAGCCACTGCAGACCGGGCTTTTCTGCATCACTCTG ATAAAGGAGAAGTGGCTGAATGAGGACATCATGCTCAGGACCCTCAAGGTCACATTCCAGAAG gAGTCCCGTTCTGTGTACCAGCTACAGTATATGTCCTGGCCAGACCGTGGGGTCCCCAGCAGTCCTGACCACATGCTTGCCATGGTGGAGGAAGCCCGTCGCCTCCAGGGATCTGGCCCTGAACCCCTCTGTGTCCACTGCAG TGCGGGCTGTGGGCGAACAGGCGTCCTGTGCACCGTGGATTATGTGAGGCAGCTGCTCCTGACCCAG GTGATCCCACCTGACTTCAGTCTCTTTGATGTGGTCCTTGAGATGAGGAAGCAGCGGCCTGCGGCCGTGCAGACAGAG AAGCAGTACAGGTTCCTGTACCACACGGTGGCTCAGATGTTCTGCTCCATGCTCCAGAATGCCAGCCCCCACTACCAGAACATCAAAGAGGTACAGAGGCCCCTTTCCCACTCTCCTGTCCACCATCAGCACCCTCAGAGACCAGGACCCCGAGCACGGTCCAGCCCCCGGGACTACTGGGAGCAGGCACTGACTATGACATCCACCTGTGCCCTCCTCCAGGCATCCTTATCGGGCTCTCCCGTCTTGAGCTTTCTCCCAGAGCCCCGTGAGAGGCCTGGCCAGCTTCCTCCCTCAGGAGCCTCCCCTCCTGTTTTTCTTCAGAATTGTGCCCCACTCTACGACGATGCCCTCTTCCTCCGGACTCCCCAGGCACTTCTCGCCATACCCCGCCCACCAGGAGGGGTCCTCAG GAGTATCTCTGTGCCCGGGTCCCCGGGCCACGCCATGGCTGACACCTACGCGGTGGTGCAGAAGCGCGGGGCTCCAGTGGGCGCCGGGCGTGGGACGGAGACGGGGACGGGGGCGCGCAGCGCGGAGGAGGCGCCGCTCTACAGCCAGGTGACGCCGCGCGCCCAGCGGCCCGGGGCACACGCGGAGGACGTGCGGGGGACGCTGCCTTGCCGCA TTCCTGCTGACCAAAGTCCTGCCGGATCTAGCGCCTACGAGGACGTGGTGGGTGGAGCTCAGACCGGTGGGCTAG GTTTCAACCTGCGcattgggaggccgaaggggccCCGGGACCCGCCTGCTGAGTGGACCCGGGT GTCTCTGGACCTCTGA
- the PTPN18 gene encoding tyrosine-protein phosphatase non-receptor type 18 isoform X7 has protein sequence MSRSLDSAQSFLERLEARGGREGAVLAGEFSDIQARSAAWKADGVCSTEAGSRPENVRKNRYKDVLPYDQTRVILSLLREEGHSDYINGSFIRVRVGVTEGGGLGVARGEQQNLSSEFGLHQGVDGSLAYIATQGPLPHTLLDFWRLVWEFGVKVILMACREIENGRKRCERYWAQEQEPLQTGLFCITLIKEKWLNEDIMLRTLKVTFQKESRSVYQLQYMSWPDRGVPSSPDHMLAMVEEARRLQGSGPEPLCVHCSAGCGRTGVLCTVDYVRQLLLTQVIPPDFSLFDVVLEMRKQRPAAVQTEKQYRFLYHTVAQMFCSMLQNASPHYQNIKEVQRPLSHSPVHHQHPQRPGPRARSSPRDYWEQALTMTSTCALLQASLSGSPVLSFLPEPRERPGQLPPSGASPPVFLQNCAPLYDDALFLRTPQALLAIPRPPGGVLRSISVPGSPGHAMADTYAVVQKRGAPVGAGRGTETGTGARSAEEAPLYSQVTPRAQRPGAHAEDVRGTLPCRIPADQSPAGSSAYEDVVGGAQTGGLDGVLLCRPGWSTMSQSWLTATSVSASQRWGFTTLARLVWNS, from the exons ATGAGCCGCAGCCTGGACTCGGCGCAGAGCTTCCTGGAGCGGCTGGAAGCGCGGGGCGGCCGGGAGGGGGCAGTTCTCGCCGGCGAGTTCAGC GACATCCAGGCCCGCTCGGCCGCCTGGAAGGCTGACGGCGTGTGTTCCACCGAGGCCGGCAGTCGGCCAGAGAACGTGAGGAAGAACCGCTACAAAGACGTGTTGCCAT ATGATCAGACGCGAGTAATCCTCTCCCTGCTCCGGGAAGAGGGACACAGCGACTACATTAATGGCAGCTTCATCCGGGTGAGGGTTGGGGTCACGGAAGGAGGTGGACTGGGAGTGGCCAGGGGTGAGCAGCAGAATCTCAGTAGTGAATTCGGCCTTCACCAGGGCGTGGATGGAAGCCTGGCCTACATTGCCACGCAAGGACCCTTGCCTCACACCCTGCTAGACTTCTGGAGACTGGTTTGGGAGTTTGGGGTCAAG GTGATCCTGATGGCCTGTCGAGAGATAGAGAATGGGCGG AAAAGGTGTGAGCGGTACTGGGCCCAGGAGCAGGAGCCACTGCAGACCGGGCTTTTCTGCATCACTCTG ATAAAGGAGAAGTGGCTGAATGAGGACATCATGCTCAGGACCCTCAAGGTCACATTCCAGAAG gAGTCCCGTTCTGTGTACCAGCTACAGTATATGTCCTGGCCAGACCGTGGGGTCCCCAGCAGTCCTGACCACATGCTTGCCATGGTGGAGGAAGCCCGTCGCCTCCAGGGATCTGGCCCTGAACCCCTCTGTGTCCACTGCAG TGCGGGCTGTGGGCGAACAGGCGTCCTGTGCACCGTGGATTATGTGAGGCAGCTGCTCCTGACCCAG GTGATCCCACCTGACTTCAGTCTCTTTGATGTGGTCCTTGAGATGAGGAAGCAGCGGCCTGCGGCCGTGCAGACAGAG AAGCAGTACAGGTTCCTGTACCACACGGTGGCTCAGATGTTCTGCTCCATGCTCCAGAATGCCAGCCCCCACTACCAGAACATCAAAGAGGTACAGAGGCCCCTTTCCCACTCTCCTGTCCACCATCAGCACCCTCAGAGACCAGGACCCCGAGCACGGTCCAGCCCCCGGGACTACTGGGAGCAGGCACTGACTATGACATCCACCTGTGCCCTCCTCCAGGCATCCTTATCGGGCTCTCCCGTCTTGAGCTTTCTCCCAGAGCCCCGTGAGAGGCCTGGCCAGCTTCCTCCCTCAGGAGCCTCCCCTCCTGTTTTTCTTCAGAATTGTGCCCCACTCTACGACGATGCCCTCTTCCTCCGGACTCCCCAGGCACTTCTCGCCATACCCCGCCCACCAGGAGGGGTCCTCAG GAGTATCTCTGTGCCCGGGTCCCCGGGCCACGCCATGGCTGACACCTACGCGGTGGTGCAGAAGCGCGGGGCTCCAGTGGGCGCCGGGCGTGGGACGGAGACGGGGACGGGGGCGCGCAGCGCGGAGGAGGCGCCGCTCTACAGCCAGGTGACGCCGCGCGCCCAGCGGCCCGGGGCACACGCGGAGGACGTGCGGGGGACGCTGCCTTGCCGCA TTCCTGCTGACCAAAGTCCTGCCGGATCTAGCGCCTACGAGGACGTGGTGGGTGGAGCTCAGACCGGTGGGCTAG
- the PTPN18 gene encoding tyrosine-protein phosphatase non-receptor type 18 isoform X11 gives MSRSLDSAQSFLERLEARGGREGAVLAGEFSDIQARSAAWKADGVCSTEAGSRPENVRKNRYKDVLPYDQTRVILSLLREEGHSDYINGSFIRVRVGVTEGGGLGVARGEQQNLSSEFGLHQGVDGSLAYIATQGPLPHTLLDFWRLVWEFGVKVILMACREIENGRKRCERYWAQEQEPLQTGLFCITLIKEKWLNEDIMLRTLKVTFQKESRSVYQLQYMSWPDRGVPSSPDHMLAMVEEARRLQGSGPEPLCVHCSAGCGRTGVLCTVDYVRQLLLTQVIPPDFSLFDVVLEMRKQRPAAVQTEKQYRFLYHTVAQMFCSMLQNASPHYQNIKEVQRPLSHSPVHHQHPQRPGPRARSSPRDYWEQALTMTSTCALLQASLSGSPVLSFLPEPRERPGQLPPSGASPPVFLQNCAPLYDDALFLRTPQALLAIPRPPGGVLRSISVPGSPGHAMADTYAVVQKRGAPVGAGRGTETGTGARSAEEAPLYSQVTPRAQRPGAHAEDVRGTLPCRIPADQSPAGSSAYEDVVGGAQTGGLGFNLRIGRPKGPRDPPAEWTRV, from the exons ATGAGCCGCAGCCTGGACTCGGCGCAGAGCTTCCTGGAGCGGCTGGAAGCGCGGGGCGGCCGGGAGGGGGCAGTTCTCGCCGGCGAGTTCAGC GACATCCAGGCCCGCTCGGCCGCCTGGAAGGCTGACGGCGTGTGTTCCACCGAGGCCGGCAGTCGGCCAGAGAACGTGAGGAAGAACCGCTACAAAGACGTGTTGCCAT ATGATCAGACGCGAGTAATCCTCTCCCTGCTCCGGGAAGAGGGACACAGCGACTACATTAATGGCAGCTTCATCCGGGTGAGGGTTGGGGTCACGGAAGGAGGTGGACTGGGAGTGGCCAGGGGTGAGCAGCAGAATCTCAGTAGTGAATTCGGCCTTCACCAGGGCGTGGATGGAAGCCTGGCCTACATTGCCACGCAAGGACCCTTGCCTCACACCCTGCTAGACTTCTGGAGACTGGTTTGGGAGTTTGGGGTCAAG GTGATCCTGATGGCCTGTCGAGAGATAGAGAATGGGCGG AAAAGGTGTGAGCGGTACTGGGCCCAGGAGCAGGAGCCACTGCAGACCGGGCTTTTCTGCATCACTCTG ATAAAGGAGAAGTGGCTGAATGAGGACATCATGCTCAGGACCCTCAAGGTCACATTCCAGAAG gAGTCCCGTTCTGTGTACCAGCTACAGTATATGTCCTGGCCAGACCGTGGGGTCCCCAGCAGTCCTGACCACATGCTTGCCATGGTGGAGGAAGCCCGTCGCCTCCAGGGATCTGGCCCTGAACCCCTCTGTGTCCACTGCAG TGCGGGCTGTGGGCGAACAGGCGTCCTGTGCACCGTGGATTATGTGAGGCAGCTGCTCCTGACCCAG GTGATCCCACCTGACTTCAGTCTCTTTGATGTGGTCCTTGAGATGAGGAAGCAGCGGCCTGCGGCCGTGCAGACAGAG AAGCAGTACAGGTTCCTGTACCACACGGTGGCTCAGATGTTCTGCTCCATGCTCCAGAATGCCAGCCCCCACTACCAGAACATCAAAGAGGTACAGAGGCCCCTTTCCCACTCTCCTGTCCACCATCAGCACCCTCAGAGACCAGGACCCCGAGCACGGTCCAGCCCCCGGGACTACTGGGAGCAGGCACTGACTATGACATCCACCTGTGCCCTCCTCCAGGCATCCTTATCGGGCTCTCCCGTCTTGAGCTTTCTCCCAGAGCCCCGTGAGAGGCCTGGCCAGCTTCCTCCCTCAGGAGCCTCCCCTCCTGTTTTTCTTCAGAATTGTGCCCCACTCTACGACGATGCCCTCTTCCTCCGGACTCCCCAGGCACTTCTCGCCATACCCCGCCCACCAGGAGGGGTCCTCAG GAGTATCTCTGTGCCCGGGTCCCCGGGCCACGCCATGGCTGACACCTACGCGGTGGTGCAGAAGCGCGGGGCTCCAGTGGGCGCCGGGCGTGGGACGGAGACGGGGACGGGGGCGCGCAGCGCGGAGGAGGCGCCGCTCTACAGCCAGGTGACGCCGCGCGCCCAGCGGCCCGGGGCACACGCGGAGGACGTGCGGGGGACGCTGCCTTGCCGCA TTCCTGCTGACCAAAGTCCTGCCGGATCTAGCGCCTACGAGGACGTGGTGGGTGGAGCTCAGACCGGTGGGCTAG GTTTCAACCTGCGcattgggaggccgaaggggccCCGGGACCCGCCTGCTGAGTGGACCCGGGTGTAA